The following proteins come from a genomic window of Malus domestica chromosome 02, GDT2T_hap1:
- the LOC103418287 gene encoding alpha-mannosidase-like isoform X1: MGKAETLGLGFRLVVVLVVGCLYREAVGSGFVKYETGSGVVEGKLNVHLVAHSHDDVGWLKTVDQYYVGSNNSIQGACVENTLDSVVESLVRDPNRKFVFAEMAFFQRWWLTQSPGIQALVRKLVDAGQLEFVNGGWCMHDEATTHYIDMIDQTTLGHRAIKAQFNKTPRAGWQIDPFGHSAVQAYLLTAELGFDSVHFARIDYQDRAKRKEDKSLEVIWRGSKTFGSSSQIFANAFPVNYNPPPGFHFEVFDDVVPVQDNPLLFDYNVEQRVSDFISASVTQANVTRTNHVMWTMGDDFQYQYAESWFKQMDKLIHYVNKDGRVNALYSTPSIYTDAKNAANQSWPLKTEDYFPYADAVDAYWTGFFTSRPGLKGYIRLLSGYYLAARELEFLAGRRANGSNTDGLADALGTAQHHDAVTGTALQHTTNDYAKRLFIGASEAEAVVSSALLCLTTNKTGDQCTSSTPTFSQCQSLNISYCPPTEEDIPQGKSLVVVAYNPLGWNRAEIVRIPVNDATLSVQDSSGNILEVQYVSLDNVTANLRNFYVKAYLGQPPDQVPKFWLIFQVSVQPLGWNTYFISRRTTKRRLKSGNGFLSVMDSPQNGTIEIGPGDLKMSFSLASGQLNRMYNSKTGVDVPIQQSYLWYGSSRGDADSQQASGAYVFRPNGAPPTVVSRSVPLKVFRGPIVDEIHQQFSPWIYQVTRLYRDKEHAEVEYTIGPIPTEDSVGKEVITRITANMETNKEFYTDSNGRDFIKRVRDYRPDWPLVVNQPVAGNYYPLSLGMFTSDNKSEFSVLVDRATGGSSIEDGQVELMLHRRLLEDDPSGLGEALDEIVCIEENTCEGLTVRGNYYMSVNQAGSGAPWRRTTGQEVYSPLLLAFAHEKMEDWTASHLTKSSIMDSNYSLPLNVALITLQELDDGSVLLRLAHLYEADEDPQYSTLAKVELKKMLTRKAVHFIVHCFARHTFYSIIDDCHNVHVGDCTFQIREVKEMSLSANQEKSEMKKMTWKVEGDGGDVPTPVRGGPVDGSTLVVELGPMEIRTFVLR, encoded by the exons ATGGGAAAGGCGGAAACTCTGGGGTTGGGTTTTCGGCTTGTGGTTGTTTTGGTTGTGGGTTGTTTGTATAGGGAGGCTGTTGGCAGCGGTTTTGTGAAGTATGAGACGGGGAGTGGCGTGGTGGAGGGGAAACTGAATGTTCATTTGGTGGCGCATTCACACGATGATGTCGGGTGGTTGAAGACGGTTGATCAGTACTATGTTGGATCAAACAACAGCATTCAG GGTGCTTGTGTTGAGAATACGTTGGATTCTGTTGTTGAATCGTTGGTCCGTGATCCGAACAGGAAGTTTGTGTTTGCTGAGATG GCATTCTTCCAAAGATGGTGGTTAACACAAAGTCCGGGAATTCAAGCTCTCGTGCGAAAACTAGTAGATGCCGGGCAGTTAGAGTTTGT AAATGGAGGTTGGTGTATGCATGATGAAGCAACAACCCATTACATAGACATGATTGATCAAACAACGCTAGGTCACCGTGCAATAAAGGCGCAGTTCAACAAGACGCCTCGTGCTGGATGGCAGATTGATCCTTTTGGACACTCTGCCGTGCAAGCTTACTTACTCACAGCCGAG CTCGGGTTTGATTCTGTGCATTTTGCAAGGATTGATTATCAGGACAGAGCGAAGCGCAAGGAGGATAAGTCTCTTGAAGTTATATGGCGTGGATCCAAAACTTTCGGTTCTTCATCTCAG ATTTTTGCCAATGCTTTTCCGGTTAACTATAATCCACCTCCCGGTTTCCATTTCGAAGTATTTGACGACGTAGTCCCTGTCCAG GATAATCCTCTTCTGTTCGACTACAATGTTGAACAGCGTGTAAGCGATTTCATCAGCGCTTCAGTTACCCAA GCAAATGTGACAAGGACGAATCACGTTATGTGGACGATGGGTGATGATTTCCAGTACCAATATGCAGaatcatggttcaaacaaatggACAAGTTAATTCACTATGTTAATAAG gacGGTCGAGTTAATGCCTTGTATTCTACACCATCTATCTATACCGATGCTAAAAATGCAGCAAACCAGTCATGGCCACTGAAAACTGAGGATTATTTTCC GTATGCAGATGCGGTAGATGCTTATTGGACTGGATTTTTCACTAGTCGCCCGGGTTTGAAGGGATATATCCGCTTGCTAAGCGGATATTATTTG GCGGCACGAGAACTAGAATTTCTGGCTGGAAGGAGAGCAAATGGTTCCAATACAGATGGCCTTGCAGATGCTTTAGGAACCGCACAGCACCATGATGCAGTCACCGGCACTGCCTTACAACATACTACAAATGACTACGCAAAGCGCCTTTTCATCGGAGCTTCTGAG GCAGAAGCTGTTGTCAGTTCCGCTCTTTTGTGTCTAACTACAAATAAAACAGGAGATCAATGTACTAGCTCAACACCGACTTTTAGCCAG TGTCAATCACTCAATATCAGTTACTGCCCTCCAACAGAGGAAGATATTCCACAAGGGAAGAGCTTG GTTGTTGTGGCGTATAATCCTCTTGGATGGAATCGGGCTGAGATTGTTCGGATTCCT GTTAATGATGCAACTCTTTCTGTTCAAGATTCTTCGGGAAATATTCTTGAGGTACAATATGTAAGTTTGGACAATGTAACAGCGAATTTAAGAAACTTCTACGTAAAAGCCTACTTGGGACAGCCACCAGACCAAGTTCCAAAGTTCTGGCTAATCTTTCAAGTCTCCGTGCAACCACTTGGTTGGAACACATACTTCATTTCAAGAAGAACTACCAAACGTAGAT TGAAGAGCGGAAATGGATTTCTTTCTGTGATGGACAGTCCACAGAATGGAACAATTGAAATCGGACCTGGAGATCTGAAAATGTCGTTTTCTTTAGCTTCGGGACAACTCAATCGGATGTATAATTCTAAAACAGGA GTTGATGTACCGATACAGCAGAGCTACCTCTGGTATGGTTCAAGCAGAGGCGATGCCGATTCCCAG CAAGCTTCTGGTGCATACGTATTCCGGCCTAATGGCGCCCCTCCAACTGTTGTGTCAAGATCA GTTCCTTTAAAGGTCTTTCGTGGACCGATAGTTGATGAGATTCACCAACAGTTCAGTCCATGGATCTATCAG GTCACTAGACTCTACAGAGACAAAGAGCATGCCGAAGTTGAATATACG aTCGGTCCTATTCCCACAGAAGACAGTGTGGGAAAGGAGGTCATCACAAGAATCACAGCAAACATGGAAACAAACAAGGAGTTCTACACCGATTCTAACGGAAGGGACTTCATTAAACGG GTGCGAGATTATAGACCAGATTGGCCCCTTGTGGTTAATCAACCTGTGGCAGGAAATTATTATCCA CTAAGTCTTGGAATGTTTACTTCGGATAACAAATCCGAGTTCTCAGTCTTGGTTGATCGTGCCACTGGAGGATCAAGCATTGAAGATGGACAAGTAGAGCTGATGCTTCACAG GCGTCTACTTGAGGACGATCCAAGTGGACTGGGTGAAGCTCTTGATGAAATAGTGTGCATCGAAGAAAATACATGCGAAGGACTAACG GTTCGAGGGAACTATTATATGAGCGTAAACCAGGCAGGGTCGGGTGCCCCCTGGCGCCGCACAACTGGCCAGGAAGTTTACTCTCCGCTTCTTCTAGCATTCGCCCACGAG AAAATGGAGGATTGGACTGCATCACATTTGACAAAATCATCTATCATGGATTCTAATTACAGCTTGCCTCTCAATGTTGCCTTAATTACTCTTCAG GAACTGGATGACGGTAGTGTGCTCCTTCGGTTAGCTCATCTATATGAG GCAGACGAAGATCCTCAATATTCAACACTGGCCAAAGTTGAACTGAAGAAGATGCTTACAAGAAAAGCGGTACATTTTATTGTACATTGTTTCGCCCGACATACGTTTTACAGTATAATTGACGATTGCCATAATGTGCATGTTGGTGATTGTACTTTTCAGATAAGGGAGGTGAAGGAAATGAGCTTGTCTGCAAATCAAGAGAagtcggagatgaagaagatgacATGGAAAGTCGAGGGTGACGGTGGAGATGTACCTACACCGGTTAGAGGGGGGCCCGTCGATGGCTCAACTCTTGTTGTTGAGCTTGGACCCATGGAGATACGCACCTTTGTATTGAGATAA
- the LOC103418287 gene encoding alpha-mannosidase-like isoform X2, with translation MGKAETLGLGFRLVVVLVVGCLYREAVGSGFVKYETGSGVVEGKLNVHLVAHSHDDVGWLKTVDQYYVGSNNSIQGACVENTLDSVVESLVRDPNRKFVFAEMAFFQRWWLTQSPGIQALVRKLVDAGQLEFVNGGWCMHDEATTHYIDMIDQTTLGHRAIKAQFNKTPRAGWQIDPFGHSAVQAYLLTAELGFDSVHFARIDYQDRAKRKEDKSLEVIWRGSKTFGSSSQIFANAFPVNYNPPPGFHFEVFDDVVPVQDNPLLFDYNVEQRVSDFISASVTQANVTRTNHVMWTMGDDFQYQYAESWFKQMDKLIHYVNKDGRVNALYSTPSIYTDAKNAANQSWPLKTEDYFPYADAVDAYWTGFFTSRPGLKGYIRLLSGYYLAARELEFLAGRRANGSNTDGLADALGTAQHHDAVTGTALQHTTNDYAKRLFIGASEAEAVVSSALLCLTTNKTGDQCTSSTPTFSQCQSLNISYCPPTEEDIPQGKSLVVVAYNPLGWNRAEIVRIPVNDATLSVQDSSGNILEVQYVSLDNVTANLRNFYVKAYLGQPPDQVPKFWLIFQVSVQPLGWNTYFISRRTTKRRLKSGNGFLSVMDSPQNGTIEIGPGDLKMSFSLASGQLNRMYNSKTGVDVPIQQSYLWYGSSRGDADSQQASGAYVFRPNGAPPTVVSRSVPLKVFRGPIVDEIHQQFSPWIYQVTRLYRDKEHAEVEYTIGPIPTEDSVGKEVITRITANMETNKEFYTDSNGRDFIKRVRDYRPDWPLVVNQPVAGNYYPLSLGMFTSDNKSEFSVLVDRATGGSSIEDGQVELMLHRRLLEDDPSGLGEALDEIVCIEENTCEGLTVRGNYYMSVNQAGSGAPWRRTTGQEVYSPLLLAFAHEKMEDWTASHLTKSSIMDSNYSLPLNVALITLQELDDGSVLLRLAHLYEADEDPQYSTLAKVELKKMLTRKAIREVKEMSLSANQEKSEMKKMTWKVEGDGGDVPTPVRGGPVDGSTLVVELGPMEIRTFVLR, from the exons ATGGGAAAGGCGGAAACTCTGGGGTTGGGTTTTCGGCTTGTGGTTGTTTTGGTTGTGGGTTGTTTGTATAGGGAGGCTGTTGGCAGCGGTTTTGTGAAGTATGAGACGGGGAGTGGCGTGGTGGAGGGGAAACTGAATGTTCATTTGGTGGCGCATTCACACGATGATGTCGGGTGGTTGAAGACGGTTGATCAGTACTATGTTGGATCAAACAACAGCATTCAG GGTGCTTGTGTTGAGAATACGTTGGATTCTGTTGTTGAATCGTTGGTCCGTGATCCGAACAGGAAGTTTGTGTTTGCTGAGATG GCATTCTTCCAAAGATGGTGGTTAACACAAAGTCCGGGAATTCAAGCTCTCGTGCGAAAACTAGTAGATGCCGGGCAGTTAGAGTTTGT AAATGGAGGTTGGTGTATGCATGATGAAGCAACAACCCATTACATAGACATGATTGATCAAACAACGCTAGGTCACCGTGCAATAAAGGCGCAGTTCAACAAGACGCCTCGTGCTGGATGGCAGATTGATCCTTTTGGACACTCTGCCGTGCAAGCTTACTTACTCACAGCCGAG CTCGGGTTTGATTCTGTGCATTTTGCAAGGATTGATTATCAGGACAGAGCGAAGCGCAAGGAGGATAAGTCTCTTGAAGTTATATGGCGTGGATCCAAAACTTTCGGTTCTTCATCTCAG ATTTTTGCCAATGCTTTTCCGGTTAACTATAATCCACCTCCCGGTTTCCATTTCGAAGTATTTGACGACGTAGTCCCTGTCCAG GATAATCCTCTTCTGTTCGACTACAATGTTGAACAGCGTGTAAGCGATTTCATCAGCGCTTCAGTTACCCAA GCAAATGTGACAAGGACGAATCACGTTATGTGGACGATGGGTGATGATTTCCAGTACCAATATGCAGaatcatggttcaaacaaatggACAAGTTAATTCACTATGTTAATAAG gacGGTCGAGTTAATGCCTTGTATTCTACACCATCTATCTATACCGATGCTAAAAATGCAGCAAACCAGTCATGGCCACTGAAAACTGAGGATTATTTTCC GTATGCAGATGCGGTAGATGCTTATTGGACTGGATTTTTCACTAGTCGCCCGGGTTTGAAGGGATATATCCGCTTGCTAAGCGGATATTATTTG GCGGCACGAGAACTAGAATTTCTGGCTGGAAGGAGAGCAAATGGTTCCAATACAGATGGCCTTGCAGATGCTTTAGGAACCGCACAGCACCATGATGCAGTCACCGGCACTGCCTTACAACATACTACAAATGACTACGCAAAGCGCCTTTTCATCGGAGCTTCTGAG GCAGAAGCTGTTGTCAGTTCCGCTCTTTTGTGTCTAACTACAAATAAAACAGGAGATCAATGTACTAGCTCAACACCGACTTTTAGCCAG TGTCAATCACTCAATATCAGTTACTGCCCTCCAACAGAGGAAGATATTCCACAAGGGAAGAGCTTG GTTGTTGTGGCGTATAATCCTCTTGGATGGAATCGGGCTGAGATTGTTCGGATTCCT GTTAATGATGCAACTCTTTCTGTTCAAGATTCTTCGGGAAATATTCTTGAGGTACAATATGTAAGTTTGGACAATGTAACAGCGAATTTAAGAAACTTCTACGTAAAAGCCTACTTGGGACAGCCACCAGACCAAGTTCCAAAGTTCTGGCTAATCTTTCAAGTCTCCGTGCAACCACTTGGTTGGAACACATACTTCATTTCAAGAAGAACTACCAAACGTAGAT TGAAGAGCGGAAATGGATTTCTTTCTGTGATGGACAGTCCACAGAATGGAACAATTGAAATCGGACCTGGAGATCTGAAAATGTCGTTTTCTTTAGCTTCGGGACAACTCAATCGGATGTATAATTCTAAAACAGGA GTTGATGTACCGATACAGCAGAGCTACCTCTGGTATGGTTCAAGCAGAGGCGATGCCGATTCCCAG CAAGCTTCTGGTGCATACGTATTCCGGCCTAATGGCGCCCCTCCAACTGTTGTGTCAAGATCA GTTCCTTTAAAGGTCTTTCGTGGACCGATAGTTGATGAGATTCACCAACAGTTCAGTCCATGGATCTATCAG GTCACTAGACTCTACAGAGACAAAGAGCATGCCGAAGTTGAATATACG aTCGGTCCTATTCCCACAGAAGACAGTGTGGGAAAGGAGGTCATCACAAGAATCACAGCAAACATGGAAACAAACAAGGAGTTCTACACCGATTCTAACGGAAGGGACTTCATTAAACGG GTGCGAGATTATAGACCAGATTGGCCCCTTGTGGTTAATCAACCTGTGGCAGGAAATTATTATCCA CTAAGTCTTGGAATGTTTACTTCGGATAACAAATCCGAGTTCTCAGTCTTGGTTGATCGTGCCACTGGAGGATCAAGCATTGAAGATGGACAAGTAGAGCTGATGCTTCACAG GCGTCTACTTGAGGACGATCCAAGTGGACTGGGTGAAGCTCTTGATGAAATAGTGTGCATCGAAGAAAATACATGCGAAGGACTAACG GTTCGAGGGAACTATTATATGAGCGTAAACCAGGCAGGGTCGGGTGCCCCCTGGCGCCGCACAACTGGCCAGGAAGTTTACTCTCCGCTTCTTCTAGCATTCGCCCACGAG AAAATGGAGGATTGGACTGCATCACATTTGACAAAATCATCTATCATGGATTCTAATTACAGCTTGCCTCTCAATGTTGCCTTAATTACTCTTCAG GAACTGGATGACGGTAGTGTGCTCCTTCGGTTAGCTCATCTATATGAG GCAGACGAAGATCCTCAATATTCAACACTGGCCAAAGTTGAACTGAAGAAGATGCTTACAAGAAAAGCG ATAAGGGAGGTGAAGGAAATGAGCTTGTCTGCAAATCAAGAGAagtcggagatgaagaagatgacATGGAAAGTCGAGGGTGACGGTGGAGATGTACCTACACCGGTTAGAGGGGGGCCCGTCGATGGCTCAACTCTTGTTGTTGAGCTTGGACCCATGGAGATACGCACCTTTGTATTGAGATAA